A region of Coraliomargarita sinensis DNA encodes the following proteins:
- a CDS encoding competence/damage-inducible protein A, translating to MSKTPIIEVINFGDELLVGIRDNSHLVYLGDQLARYGLPIQRSRVITDEKTEIQRAFLDAWEHSDIVITTGGLGPTADDMTRENVAEALGAELLFDQSILDAIEARFKLLGRKVAKHHEKQCYYFSGGEVLHNERGTAPGLLLRRDGKILIMLPGPTQELRPMFEKQAIPILQEMGVLSKEQAYVQLRTCGVGESSVEESLQPIFSNHPGLTVAYCVHYGIVDVRLSSRDGSLSLGQIKEIAHEARELLGEDFVCYGHCSLADVVFHELRALDRTLAVAESCTGGLLCDAFTNIPGSSKVFVGGVVCYCNDVKVSKVGVPEPILEQHGAVSPECAIAMASGIAERLSADYGISVTGFAGPEGGDEKNPVGTIHIGYHSPVGVWAKTVRYTGGRMDVKTRAVHAALDWVRRKLRKYKIEEFLSCGAED from the coding sequence ATGTCCAAGACTCCTATCATTGAAGTGATCAATTTTGGCGACGAGCTGCTCGTCGGCATCCGAGATAACTCACATTTGGTCTATCTTGGCGACCAACTCGCACGTTACGGCCTGCCCATTCAGCGCAGTCGGGTGATTACAGATGAAAAGACCGAGATCCAACGTGCTTTCCTCGATGCCTGGGAACATTCCGATATTGTGATTACGACCGGCGGGCTTGGGCCTACCGCTGATGACATGACCCGAGAGAACGTGGCCGAGGCTCTGGGCGCCGAGTTGTTATTTGACCAATCGATACTCGATGCGATTGAGGCCCGCTTCAAACTCCTGGGCCGTAAGGTGGCCAAGCACCATGAAAAGCAGTGCTATTACTTTTCGGGCGGCGAGGTGCTACACAACGAGCGGGGCACTGCGCCGGGCTTGCTGCTCCGGCGCGACGGCAAAATATTGATCATGCTGCCCGGTCCCACGCAGGAGCTGCGACCGATGTTTGAAAAACAGGCGATTCCGATTCTGCAGGAGATGGGCGTGCTCTCGAAGGAACAGGCTTATGTCCAGCTCCGCACCTGCGGGGTGGGGGAATCCTCCGTTGAAGAAAGCTTGCAGCCGATCTTTTCGAACCACCCCGGACTTACGGTGGCCTACTGTGTGCATTATGGAATCGTCGATGTACGCCTGAGCAGCCGTGACGGGTCTCTATCGCTGGGGCAGATCAAGGAAATCGCACATGAAGCGCGCGAGTTGCTCGGGGAGGACTTTGTTTGCTATGGGCACTGCTCACTGGCCGACGTAGTCTTTCACGAGTTGCGGGCGCTTGACCGCACTCTGGCAGTGGCCGAATCCTGCACGGGCGGCCTCCTCTGCGATGCGTTCACCAACATCCCCGGTTCGTCCAAGGTCTTTGTCGGCGGCGTGGTCTGTTACTGCAACGATGTCAAAGTCTCCAAGGTCGGCGTGCCCGAACCGATTCTGGAACAGCACGGTGCGGTCAGTCCGGAGTGTGCCATCGCCATGGCCTCCGGGATCGCGGAGCGCCTGTCGGCGGATTACGGGATCAGTGTGACCGGCTTCGCCGGACCTGAGGGGGGCGACGAGAAAAACCCGGTCGGTACCATTCATATCGGCTACCACTCGCCGGTCGGTGTTTGGGCCAAGACTGTTCGGTACACGGGTGGGCGCATGGATGTAAAGACCCGGGCCGTGCACGCCGCGCTCGACTGGGTGCGCCGAAAGCTGCGCAAATATAAAATTGAAGAGTTTCTCTCCTGCGGGGCGGAGGACTAA
- a CDS encoding excinuclease ABC subunit UvrC, translating to MPESGKDKSRSGLKEKVRKLPHKPGVYLMKDRLGQTIYVGKAKDLKKRVSTYFQASRKLMIAQPKVRAMIDLIHDFEIILVKSEAEALLLEGQLIKKYRPRYNTDFTDDKRFLLVRVDLRETLPRFRLTRNRTDSGSRYYGPFAHSGHLRKTLAELRREFGILLHDAKPVDLGDGRWRLYDDARQEIYEHENEITEEEYKERLDAACKFLEGKAREWLGELKEEMKRAAERRDYETAASLRDRIAALEQTAARTRKFERNLLHTQNSETVLEELKQKLGLARKPVHMECFDISHISGSFCVASMVAFRKAKPDRKNYRRFKIRSFIGNDDFRAMEEVVGRRYRRLSDEGKKFPDLIVIDGGAGQVTAALKAFLSQGLEPPELIGLAKRNETVIFSDGRKPLNLEHNDPALRLLQHIRDEAHHFANSFNAELRSKRLKESILDDFKGLGTRRKQQLLLHFGSIQKLRGASVEALTEVEGIGKLTAERLVEFLQDS from the coding sequence ATGCCAGAGTCGGGTAAAGATAAGTCCAGATCAGGGCTGAAAGAGAAAGTGCGCAAGCTGCCGCACAAGCCGGGCGTGTATCTAATGAAGGACCGCCTCGGCCAGACGATCTATGTGGGCAAGGCCAAGGACCTGAAAAAACGGGTCAGCACCTACTTTCAGGCTTCGCGCAAGCTCATGATCGCCCAGCCCAAAGTGAGGGCGATGATCGACCTGATCCACGACTTCGAGATCATCCTGGTAAAATCGGAGGCGGAAGCGCTGCTTCTCGAGGGCCAGCTGATCAAAAAATACCGGCCGCGCTACAATACCGACTTCACCGACGACAAGCGATTCCTGCTCGTACGAGTGGACCTTCGGGAAACCCTGCCCCGTTTCCGCCTGACCCGCAACCGGACGGACAGCGGCTCCCGCTATTACGGCCCCTTCGCCCACTCCGGCCATTTGCGCAAAACACTGGCCGAGCTGCGCCGCGAATTCGGCATCCTGCTGCATGACGCAAAGCCGGTTGACCTCGGCGACGGACGCTGGCGTCTCTACGACGATGCCCGACAGGAAATCTACGAGCACGAAAACGAGATCACAGAAGAAGAGTACAAGGAGCGCCTGGATGCCGCCTGCAAATTCCTTGAGGGCAAGGCCCGCGAGTGGCTGGGGGAACTGAAGGAGGAAATGAAGAGGGCCGCCGAGAGGCGCGATTACGAGACCGCCGCCTCGCTCCGCGACCGCATCGCCGCACTCGAGCAGACCGCGGCGCGGACCCGTAAATTCGAGCGGAACCTGCTCCACACCCAAAACAGCGAAACCGTGCTGGAGGAACTCAAGCAGAAGCTTGGCCTCGCCCGAAAACCGGTGCACATGGAGTGTTTCGACATTTCCCACATCTCCGGCAGCTTCTGCGTGGCTTCCATGGTCGCCTTCCGCAAAGCCAAGCCCGATCGCAAAAACTACCGGCGTTTCAAGATTCGCTCCTTTATCGGCAACGATGATTTCCGCGCCATGGAGGAAGTCGTTGGCCGACGCTACCGGCGGCTGTCCGATGAGGGCAAAAAATTTCCCGACCTCATCGTGATCGACGGCGGGGCCGGCCAGGTCACGGCTGCCCTCAAGGCCTTCCTCTCGCAGGGGCTGGAACCACCGGAGCTGATCGGCTTGGCCAAGCGGAACGAAACCGTCATCTTCTCCGACGGACGCAAGCCGCTCAATCTCGAGCACAACGACCCCGCTCTGCGCCTATTACAGCACATCCGCGACGAGGCCCACCACTTCGCCAACAGTTTTAACGCCGAACTGCGCAGCAAGCGACTCAAGGAGTCCATCCTCGACGACTTCAAGGGCCTCGGCACCCGGCGCAAGCAACAGCTCCTGCTTCACTTCGGTAGTATCCAGAAGCTGCGCGGCGCCAGCGTCGAGGCGCTCACCGAAGTCGAAGGCATCGGCAAATTGACCGCCGAGCGGCTGGTCGAATTTCTGCAGGACTCGTAG
- the galE gene encoding UDP-glucose 4-epimerase GalE, whose translation MNVLVVGGAGYIGSHCVRQLQAAGHRPVVLDNLVFGHRKAVAPDIPFYDGDLGDPDVVAPILKDEKIDLVMHFAAFAYVGESVTEPRKYYENNFVATLRLLETMLDEGVNKFVFSSTCATYGEPETLPMVESLPQKPINPYGQTKLDVENCLKAFAHAYGLSFAAFRYFNAAGAAEDGSIGEDHDPETHLIPLVIDAATGRRENIKIFGTDYDTPDGTCLRDYVHVDDLARAHIAVFEKLAEPGASCFYNLGTGTPNSVREIINAVEEVTGKKVPVVEADRRPGDPPALYADSSKAQAELGWEIKFTDVKDIIATAWKWHEANPDGFGD comes from the coding sequence ATGAATGTTTTAGTCGTAGGAGGAGCCGGGTACATCGGCAGTCATTGCGTTCGCCAGCTGCAGGCTGCCGGGCATCGTCCGGTGGTGCTGGATAATCTGGTCTTCGGCCATCGCAAGGCGGTGGCGCCCGATATTCCCTTTTATGACGGCGATCTGGGCGATCCTGATGTCGTGGCGCCCATCCTGAAAGACGAGAAGATTGATCTGGTGATGCACTTCGCGGCGTTCGCCTACGTGGGCGAGTCCGTCACGGAACCGCGCAAATATTACGAGAACAACTTTGTCGCCACCCTCCGTCTGCTTGAAACCATGCTGGATGAGGGGGTGAACAAGTTCGTCTTTTCCTCGACCTGTGCGACTTATGGTGAACCGGAAACCCTGCCGATGGTGGAAAGCCTGCCACAGAAGCCGATCAATCCCTACGGTCAGACCAAGCTCGATGTCGAGAACTGCCTTAAGGCTTTCGCCCACGCTTATGGCCTGAGCTTTGCCGCCTTTCGTTATTTCAACGCAGCCGGTGCCGCTGAAGACGGCAGCATCGGGGAGGACCACGACCCCGAGACCCACCTTATTCCGCTGGTCATCGACGCCGCCACCGGACGCAGGGAAAACATCAAAATTTTCGGCACGGACTACGACACGCCGGACGGTACCTGCCTGCGCGACTACGTGCACGTGGACGATCTGGCGCGTGCCCACATCGCCGTCTTCGAAAAACTGGCGGAGCCCGGCGCGAGCTGTTTCTACAATCTCGGCACCGGCACCCCCAATTCCGTCCGTGAGATTATCAACGCGGTCGAGGAAGTGACCGGCAAGAAAGTGCCGGTGGTCGAAGCCGACCGCCGCCCTGGCGATCCGCCCGCGCTCTACGCCGATTCCTCCAAGGCGCAGGCCGAGCTTGGCTGGGAGATTAAGTTCACCGATGTGAAGGACATCATCGCCACCGCCTGGAAGTGGCACGAGGCCAATCCGGACGGGTTTGGGGATTAG